Proteins found in one Salmo salar chromosome ssa26, Ssal_v3.1, whole genome shotgun sequence genomic segment:
- the LOC123730779 gene encoding protein FAM89A-like, whose product MNGKSANGTAGGTLAFIEGLPPLPKSLSGLLNSSGGSWREMERMYAKKTMIQDDLSRGRNNSDNLLANKPANLDAALALLQKEMVGLRQQDMSLLCQLWSLHESIQEYKGSCHDLSAGHGIENGYFDEDDEYYQETSTTPTDQPEGSEATSPKNGTSKDSWLGDSFHITI is encoded by the coding sequence ATGAACGGTAAATCGGCGAACGGCACAGCGGGCGGAACACTGGCCTTCATTGAGGGTCTACCCCCACTGCCGAAGAGCCTAAGCGGCTTGCTGAATTCAAGCGGCGGGtcttggagagagatggaaaggatGTATGCTAAGAAAACCATGATCCAAGACGACCTTAGTCGTGGGCGAAACAATTCCGACAATCTGCTTGCGAATAAACCGGCCAACCTTGATGCGGCTTTAGCACTCCTCCAAAAAGAAATGGTGGGGTTGCGTCAGCAGGATATGTCTTTGCTGTGTCAGCTCTGGTCCCTCCACGAGTCAATCCAGGAGTACAAGGGCAGCTGCCACGACCTCAGCGCCGGGCACGGGATAGAGAATGGCTACTTTGATGAAGATGATGAATACTACCAGGAGACGAGCACAACACCAACTGACCAACCGGAGGGAAGTGAGGCGACATCTCCCAAAAACGGGACTAGCAAGGACTCCTGGCTAGGAGACTCTTTCCACATCACCATCTGA